The Ictalurus punctatus breed USDA103 chromosome 15, Coco_2.0, whole genome shotgun sequence DNA window cacacacacacacgcacacgcatatGTTTTAAAGGATTTGATCTAACACACCGGAATACAGCGTTGAAAAGTCCAATGTCAACATCGCAAACAATTTTAATATCGCGATAACTATTCACAAATCGATCTATCAGCCAGCCTTGCACGCTCCGCCTCCTCACGCAAATCTGTCCAATCCGGTGCAGCGGAGTCTCCCGTTAAAAGCGGCGGAGCGCGCGATCATGTGACAGTAATGTAGTAACGCGCGAGCGCGAGAGAGAAGCAGCGCGACAGCAGCGGGTTAAATCCCACACTTTATCACTTAACAcggaaatacacacacacacacaccgtgcagcagacacacagacacactcacacacacacatgcacacacacacacacacatacacacacacacatgcacacacacacacacacacacacgcacacacacaagaaacGAAGTACTGGAATCCACAGGtgagtgtacgtgtgtgtgtgtgtgtgtgtgtgtgtgtgtgtgtgtgtgtgtgtgtgcggttaaTATAGTCAGAAATACAGGAGCGAGTTTCAGGACTTTCCAAGAATTCTTCAGCACTCGAgattatagttattattattgtgattgtTTCcgctcgcgcgctctctctgaTCTGAGTTGACTCTCGCGCATACCGCAGAGGTCTAAactctattattattacacttacTGTCAATATGACTGCATCATAAACCGGTCGTGTGTGATATTAATAATGTGTAACCTGCCCTTCCTCACGTGACTGAAGAACATCTGCATAAAAATGAGAGTTTAAAGTGAGATTTAGAAACAGATCCGTGCACGCTTTAAAAATCCAGCTGTTGGTGAGCACATGTGTACAGAGTCTGACTTTACTGCAGTACTGCTCCACTGCACTCTCACAAGGACCAGCTGTTCTACCTTTACTGTGTATCTGTGTgcctgtaaataataataataataataataataataataataataatacggcGCTCTGATGtatctttaaagctttactctaaaagtTCATTAAAGTTACAGCACACACTTCATCAAGGAAAAGACTACAGAGTAAAGATACTGAACACATccccatgcattattattattattattattattattattattattattattattttcagacTCCTTGTTGTCACACTTGTATTTCTGGAAGTAAAAGAGAGTTTCTGATCTTCATGCTGTAGATGACGTTGACGCGTGTAGACCATCAGGCCGTGATGTTTTTATTCCTCAATTAAAAGCGCAGTGTCAAAAAATCACGTCATTTTTACAGCGTGGGTTTGGCAGCTGTCCCAGTTTCCAGATTTGCTAATGCTCATgcttatttatacacacacacttccattaCTGGGTTCTTCTggttaaccacacacacacacacacacacacacacacgttatcacttattttatttatgctgtACTCTGAATATCTGATCTCCTCACAGGTTCTGACCAGGAATGGTGGATCGTTTGTTAGTGGATGAAGTAACGTTCCTGCCATACGGTTCCTCCTTGCCAGTTCACCACCGGTCGGAGATGGTGAGGGACGAGCGGGTCTACCAGGTGCTTTCCTCTCCGTTCTCTGAGGATGAGCTGAGCGATTCTTCCAGCTCGCGTTCCTGCTCCAGCCCCGAGTCTCAGGTCCTCAGCTCCAGGTGCAGCTCAAGCAGTGAGAGCCAAGATGGCCTCCTGgacttccttctctctcacaGCCAAACATCTTCCACCCCCATGCTAACTCCTGCCATGGTTCCTCCTGTCCTCCCCATGGGTCTGGCCTGGGAGTCCCGCAGGGATCGGACCACCAAAGAGGAGTGCTTTGAGTTTCCTGTATTTCCTGGAGATCTGGAGGAACATGCAGGGCTTCTCTTTCAACCCACACTGGAGGAGATTGAGGAGTTTCTGGAGGAGAACATGGAGGTTGTAGCCTTTAAGGAGAAAGCTGAAACAACACAAGACACATCAGAAACGAAGACACGAGACCAAACGGTGCCTGTCTCCAGTGTGACGGAGATGACCGAGCTCAAGCCtaagaatgtccagtcttctgctggactCACTACAGCTTCTCAGATGGCGGTGAAGAAGGAGCTGCTCTCCGAGAAGGCAGTGACGACGGAGAGCTCAGGGACGCCAGTGTTCCTGCAGATCCAGCCCATTCCCATCAAACAGGAAGCAAATTCGAATCTAACGCCCACGTCTCAGTCGCCGACTCCCACCTCGGACATCAAACTCGCCCAGCTGCTGGTCAACATCCAGGGGCAGACATTTGCTCTGGTTCCTCAAGTGGTTCCACCAGCTAGCCTCAGCAGCACTTCCTCCAAGTTTGTCCGCATCGCTCCTGTCCCCATCGCAGCCAAACCTTCAGGACACGCGCAGAACGTGGGCAGCGGAACGCAGGGAGCAGGACTCCTCGTCGCGAGTCAGAAATTCCAGAAGAGCTCAGTAGCtgatctgattaaaatgcacAAGTGCACTTTTCCAGGCTGTGCCAAAATGTACACCAAGAGCAGTCACCTGAAGGCTCACCTAAGGAGACACACGGGGGAGAAACCGTTTGCCTGCACATGGCCAGGATGCACCTGGAGGTGAGTTTTGGGGGGACGAACGTTTATGTTCCGGGTTACACCTGTAGAGCTGAGGCTAGTGTCCAGAAACAAGAAGCTTTTCGTGTCTTTGGACTTTTTTTGCGTTGTTACTAGAATGTGTCTTGTGTGTTTTGAGCTTTTGGTGCTTTTTGAAAGGTCTGTGGATGTACTATAAATCAGCTAACTGAGCGCTCAGGTGCATGACTCAGGTACATGAGGGGCGAGCAGGTACGTGACTGACCGCTGGGTAAGCAGTGAAGCAGATCACCATCTCTGTTGACCATTTATGAATGAACTTCAGCAAGAGGTCAGGAATCAGAGCTGAGCTGCACAGAGGGATCAGCGAGCAGGTGTAGGAGCAGATACAGTTCAGCAGTACCGTACTTGACCTTGGCAAGTGTGAAGCTTGGATTTCGCTGGACAGATCTAATGTTGAGGAACATCTTTTAGAAGAAGCATCGTGTGTAATAAGAATTTATGAAGTTTGCCCTTTGAATGTGCTTGTGTTCGGTGTTATCTGTGTTATTCTGGAGATTAGATAAAGTCTTTGAAGTGATATGAGACTTTGCCCCTTTCTGCTGCTCATGTTTGCTGTCAGCTTATATCCATGGCTGTAACGTGACATGACCTCCAGCACTTGGGTCTCAAACTGTTGTGATGACGTGATGACGTGAGTGATATGTTTGTCAGGCAGATAAACATCTGAGTGAGGTTTGGGTGCATCAGGATTTCACACCGAGATCACGCTTCAGATTGTGTTTAGGAAGCGTAGGGCCTTCGAGGGTTCCTGAGAGGTGCAACAGAACAGCGTTCACCCAAATGTCAGGAGATCACATGTCCAGATCCCGATGATGCCGCAGCCATCTGTAcccaggagtccaagagagcgtgattggccgtgctctctgggtgggaggagcagactctctgtctcctctcaaTCACAGCGACATTAGGCAGAGAGCAcgttcctctgagtgtgttacgcgGCCTTGTGATGCAGCTCGAGCAGCAGATTGTAAAGATGTggttggcttcatgtgtctcagaggaagcacatgttagccttcaccctccccaaGTGCTAGCTGTCATGTGACCGTGAAGAGCTGGTGGGAACTGGCCAAGACTACATCAGGGAGAAAAGGAAGCTTGGGTTGTTGATCTTAAACCTGAGCAGATTAACTAGTGAGAGTTTTTCCCTTGTTCTGTTTTTCAGTGTGTACGGGATTTCGTGGAGGTTCTTGTGatcgttgcagccaaaaattCTTGACTTTGCTGCGGTCTTTTTCAAAATTGGACTAAATAGTTGTGggcggtctttcacagtgatgtttgttggtaaatgagaccttgtagctgtactcgtgttcgatgcAGGTGAACGCGCGTTGTCaagacgtcacgtgacgcgtgaTCTGCGGATCATCCGAAcattgcagagtttccttgaaTGCGTCTTAATTTCTGCGACCGCAGAATCCTGCAGGGACTGATCATTTCTGACTGAagattctttttattctttggttctctcacatacacaatcagtgcgtttacacggacaacgataatccgatatgaacccgattaagacgatactctgattaagaaacgaGCATGGAAACAGCGATTgtttattaccttaatctgattaaggtcatactcgaagtaaacacaaatggaattaagacgtgtgaagtactcctgttttactcgcattatggacgtgtgttacagacgtgtacacaccttaatcacactattaacgtcgtgtgggagttttcaccgcattgtgcgacaggacacgatcacacacggcagtgcaagagagcacggctgcgtcccaaaccg harbors:
- the klf15 gene encoding Krueppel-like factor 15, with the protein product MVDRLLVDEVTFLPYGSSLPVHHRSEMVRDERVYQVLSSPFSEDELSDSSSSRSCSSPESQVLSSRCSSSSESQDGLLDFLLSHSQTSSTPMLTPAMVPPVLPMGLAWESRRDRTTKEECFEFPVFPGDLEEHAGLLFQPTLEEIEEFLEENMEVVAFKEKAETTQDTSETKTRDQTVPVSSVTEMTELKPKNVQSSAGLTTASQMAVKKELLSEKAVTTESSGTPVFLQIQPIPIKQEANSNLTPTSQSPTPTSDIKLAQLLVNIQGQTFALVPQVVPPASLSSTSSKFVRIAPVPIAAKPSGHAQNVGSGTQGAGLLVASQKFQKSSVADLIKMHKCTFPGCAKMYTKSSHLKAHLRRHTGEKPFACTWPGCTWRFSRSDELSRHRRSHSGVKPYQCHVCEKKFARSDHLSKHVKVHRFPRNSRTTRSTH